One genomic segment of Pseudonocardia sp. T1-2H includes these proteins:
- a CDS encoding 2-keto-4-pentenoate hydratase encodes MAPLDELTRAALAEELWKAECMATPVSPLTDRYAGLEQDDSYGIQAEVARIRAGLGHRVVGKKVGLTSPAMQEMAGVREPDFGQLFDVMEATDGDELDLDTLIAPKVEPEIAFVLGKRLEGPQVAPRQVLAAIDFIAPALEIVDSRIADWRIRWHDTVADNGSSARFVLGDRAFSPHGVDFEALTVMVERNGHPVARGCMGDVLGSPLRSVGWLVQKLSTHGIALEAGDVVLPGSPCRAVDADSDDVFRADFGALGAVTLGFVRRGTQQSDERKPQ; translated from the coding sequence TTGGCGCCACTCGATGAGCTGACCCGCGCCGCCCTCGCCGAGGAACTCTGGAAAGCCGAATGCATGGCGACGCCGGTGAGCCCGCTCACCGACCGCTACGCGGGCCTGGAACAGGACGACTCGTACGGGATCCAGGCCGAGGTCGCTCGCATCAGGGCCGGCCTTGGGCATCGGGTCGTCGGGAAGAAGGTCGGCCTGACCAGCCCGGCCATGCAGGAGATGGCCGGGGTGCGCGAGCCGGACTTCGGACAGCTCTTCGACGTGATGGAGGCGACCGACGGCGACGAGCTCGATCTCGACACGCTCATTGCGCCCAAGGTCGAGCCGGAGATCGCCTTCGTGCTCGGCAAACGCCTCGAAGGCCCCCAGGTCGCACCGCGCCAGGTGCTGGCCGCCATCGACTTCATCGCACCGGCCCTCGAGATCGTCGACAGCCGCATCGCCGACTGGCGCATCCGCTGGCACGACACGGTTGCCGACAACGGTTCGTCGGCCAGGTTCGTGCTCGGCGACCGGGCATTCTCCCCGCACGGCGTCGATTTCGAGGCGCTCACGGTGATGGTCGAACGCAACGGCCACCCCGTCGCGAGGGGATGCATGGGTGATGTGCTAGGCAGCCCGCTGCGCTCGGTGGGCTGGCTCGTGCAGAAGCTCTCGACCCACGGCATCGCACTCGAAGCAGGCGATGTCGTCCTGCCCGGCTCGCCGTGTCGGGCGGTCGACGCCGACAGCGACGACGTCTTCCGCGCCGATTTCGGGGCGCTCGGAGCGGTGACCCTCGGCTTCGTCCGACGCGGCACCCAGCAATCAGATGAAAGGAAGCCGCAATGA